One segment of Megachile rotundata isolate GNS110a chromosome 6, iyMegRotu1, whole genome shotgun sequence DNA contains the following:
- the LOC143264679 gene encoding uncharacterized protein LOC143264679: MSELREHRSRTRYDSCVTERERSRERSQRVRSRDDSRDSGRARSGENSGRVRGDSRESSQDSRESSRDSRGRSKKRSRKGKETKNHGRADRRRSERRSRDRSSRRERGGRSRESSRVRSRSPSVSRRSSTRESATVEALLQTVQKLQEELCNARYRPAAQEHLVPLFDPADDKADIEVWVRDVDRIARRGGWRDEDITCYIARQLRGHARQFFDEEQRRDPTWEMLKTALVARFKKSLPFNRLFRDAANYTAQPGQKLGDYCFNKLAKLRALKVDIPDEFLRDAVIGSIGDETIERTIRSNKYMSADELYAAMREMGTMPKSDGVSVAKMSRISDRAPISVAGPSGVRAANRKKQPGDQSKHTTKFVCYNCGEEGHAARTCSKPRRRCARCQKDGHLERFCYGAKVAVNVVQKPK, translated from the exons ATGAGTGAGCTGAGGGAACATAGAAGCCGTACGCGGTATGATTCGTGTGTAACGGAACGTGAACGTTCGAGGGAGAGATCCCAGCGTGTGCGCTCGAGGGACGATTCGCGCGATTCGGGACGTGCACGCTCAGGAGAAAACTCGGGACGAGTGCGGGGAGATTCGCGTGAATCTTCGCAAGATTCGCGTGAGTCTTCGCGAGATTCGCGGGGACGTTCGAAAAAACGGTCGCGAAAAGGAAAGGAGACGAAGAATCATGGCAGAGCGGATCGCCGTCGTTCAGAGAGGCGATCGCGGGATCGATCCTCCCGAAGGGAGAGGGGGGGACGTTCGCGAGAATCGTCGCGAGTTAGGTCGCGATCACCATCGGTGTCGCGGAGGTCTTCCACGAGGGAGAGTGCGACGGTGGAAGCACTGCTTCAGACCGTCCAAAAATTACAAGAAGAACTGTGTAATGCGCGGTATAGGCCGGCCGCGCAGGAGCATTTAGTGCCTTTATTTGATCCGGCGGACGATAAAGCAGACATAGAAGTATGGGTGCGTGACGTGGACAGGATTGCGAGGCGCGGGGGTTGGCGCGATGAAGATATAACGTGTTATATTGCACGCCAATTGCGGGGGCACGCGCGGCAGTTTTTCGATGAAGAGCAACGGCGTGATCCCACTTGGGAGATGCTGAAAACAGCGCTCGTCGCTCGCTTTAAAAAATCCCTGCCCTTCAACCGGCTGTTCAGAGATGCTGCTAATTACACAGCTCAGCCAGGGCAGAAGCTGGGGGACTATTGTTTCAACAAATTGGCCAAGCTGAGGGCGTTAAAGGTGGACATTCCGGATGAATTTCTAAGGGATGCAGTAATTGGCAGCATCGGAGACGAGACGATCGAAAGGACAATACGATCGAATAAATATATGAGTGCCGACGAATTGTATGCGGCCATGCGGGAGATGGGCACGATGCCGAAGTCGGACGGAGTGTCAGTAGCAAAGATGTCGCGGATTTCTGATCGGGCGCCGATATCTGTAGCAGGGCCGTCGGGGGTGCGGGCCGCAAACAGAAAGAAGCAGCCAGGTGATCAGTCAAAACACACGACTAAGTTCGTGTGTTACAACTGCGGAGAAGAGGGGCACGCTGCGAGGACCTGCTCGAAGCCGCGGCGGAGGTGTGCGAGATGTCAAAAAGATGGGCACCTGGAGCGGTTCTGCTACGGAGCGAAGGTAGCGGTTAATGTAGTACAG AAACCGAAATAG